The genomic DNA CCCGGTTGGTGGTGCTATGGTGTTTGCGAAAACGTCGAAGGCAGCTTCCCGCTTATCGGATATCTTGCGAAAAAGAGAGTTGGATCGAACGTATTTGGCAGTTGTTAGAGGGGTTCCGCATAAGAAAAGGGGCACAATGGAGCATTATCTCTATAAAGACACGAAGCAAAACAAAGTGCATGCGGTTGCGGCGAATCATGCGAATGCGAAACAAGCCATTCTTGATTACGAAGTGATTAGCAGCACCGAAGAGCTAAGTCTTCTGTCTATTCGTCTCCATACGGGGCGCTCCCACCAAATCCGCGTACAGCTTTCTACATCTGGCTATCCACTCTATGGTGATCAAAAATATGGTCAACACGTCAATCGCCCGGGTCAACAAATTGCTTTATGGTCGCATAAGCTAGAATTTGTTCATCCAACAACGAAAGAAGTTGTTGAAGTACAGTCACAGCCGCCGAACGAATATCCGTGGAATCTATTTTGACATAACAATAGGACGCCTCATTTCCCATGCTCGGGATGAATGAGGCGTCTTATTTATGTTATTTAGGCACCCTGCGCTTTTTTATTCATACACACCTTCAGTATACAGACCCGTAAGCGTAGCAGCGATGTCATGAATATCGTCTGAAACTTCATCGAGCACTAAATCCCACATCAGTTGCTCGTTCATATAAAACCAGCCCTTGGCGAGCAAATTGGCATTGCCGTGTCTCTTTGCCAGCCCCGCCTGTTGGACGTAGGTGATGTCTTTTGTAATCCCGCCAATGAAGCGCGTGCGGATTTGATTCCACTTGTCTTGCACAATTTCAGATACACCGATTGCTTCTTTGATGAGACGCATCATGTCTTTTTCATCGAGGGCTGATTGCAGAAAAAGGCGCGTTTGCTCGTTGATTTGCGCGTAGGCCTCTTGCTTAGTTTGTGGATGAAAAGGGAGATCTGCTACTTCATACATTTTCGTCATAATGTCTTCCATGACAACTGTGAATAGCTCGTCTTTGTTTTGAAAATATAAATAGGCTGTGCCATAGCCTGTCTTGGCCAGCGCATTAATTTGCGTCATCGTTGCTTTTTGAAAGCCCTTTTCTAAGAATACTGCGCGACCTGCATGCAACAGATTCTCCCGCGTTTGTAAGGCTTTTAGCTGTCGTTTGGAGAGGACGTCGGTTTTGTCCATTACGCACCCATCCTTTCATTACTAGATTCTACTCTATGTAGTTTACCGTATAACGATAATAGTGGCAATTCAGTCAATGATATAATGTCAATGACATAATGTCATTGACTGCTAATCTGTCATCCTGCTATAGTATCAATATACAGAAAACTTAGATATGAAGGAGTGGCAGTTGTGACAATGAATGAACAGCTAACAAAAGACTATGCAAAAAAGTTGGATCAACAAAATGACTTGAAAACTTATCGTGATGAATTTTATATCCAACCGGACTCCATATATTTTGATGGGAACTCCCTTGGTTTGCTATCGAAACGAGCAGAATCTACGTTAATGCAGTTATTTGATTCCTGGAAACAGTATGGCATTGACGGTTGGACAAACGGTGAACACCCTTGGTTTTATCTGTCCGAAAAATTAGGTGCGGCGAATGCACCACTTGTAGGGGCACAGCCGGAAGAGGTTGTTGTGACAGGTTCGACGACGGTAAACTTGCATCAACTCGTTTCTACTTTTTATCAACCAGAAGGAACGAAAACGAAAATATTGGCGGATGAATTAAATTTCCCATCGGATATTTATGCGCTAAAAAGCCAGTTGCAACTACATGGCTATGACCCGGCGGAGCATCTTGTGCAAGTGGAAAGTCAAGATGGGCGAACACTTCAAGAAGAGGATATTATCGAAGCTATGACGGATGACATTGCACTGATTGTGTTGCCGAGCGTGTTATATCGCAGTGGACAATTATTGGATATGCAACGACTGACAGCTGCTGCACATCAACGTGGCATTGTAATTGGCTTTGATTTATGTCATTCAGTTGGTTCGATTCCTCATGCATTGAGCGACTGGGATGTGGATTTTGCTTTCTGGTGTACCTATAAGCATTTGAATGGTGGACCGGGTTCTGTAGGCGGTTTGTATGTCAACAGGAAGCATTTCGGGACAGCGCCTGGACTTGCCGGTTGGTTTAGCTCGAACAAAGACAAACAATTTGATATGGAACATATACTAACACCTGCCGCTGATTCGGGTGCTTATCAAATGGGTACACCACATGTTCTCAGCTTGGCACCACTTTTAGGATCACTATCTATTTTTAATGAAGTAGGCATTGAGGCAGTGCGGGCACAATCTTTAAAACTAACGAACTACTTTATGATGCTAATCGACGCAGAGTTAGGCGATTATAGTTTTGTTGTGGCAAACCCAAGGGATGCAGCGACTAGAGGTGGACATATCTATTTAGAGCATGCAGAAGCAGCACGTATTTGTAAGGCGTTAAAAGCAAATCATGTCATTCCGGATTTCCGTACACCAAATGGCATTCGTTTAGCGCCTGTTGCGCTCTACAATACATTTGAAGAAGTGTGGGAAGTTGTGCAAATTCTGAAAACGATTATGGAAGAAGAGCAATACAAGAAGTTTGAGAATAAGCGTGATGTGGTTGCATAAAGTAATGTGCAACCTATAGCATGAAGAAAGCGCTTTCTTTAATTGATAAACTAGGAGGAATAATAATGTCAAAATCAATCGCAGACCTTCATAAAAAACTTGACGCAGAAAAGAATATCCACACGGATTTTAAAAACAATATGACATATGGTGAGTATTTGGATTTGGATTCAATTTTATCGAGCCAAAACCGACTGTCAGGTCATCACGATGAAATGCTCTTTATCATCATCCACCAAGTGAGCGAGCTATGGATGAAACTAACGTTGCATGAGATGACGGCGGCTATTCAAGCCATTGAAGCGGGAGAAATGCAGTCGGCGTTTAAAATGCTGGCGCGTGTGACGAAGATTCAATCGCAAATTATTCAAGCGTGGGATGTGTTATCGACGATGACACCTGCTGAATACTTGGAGTTCCGTGATGATTTAGGAAGAGCATCTGGCTTCCAATCGTACCAATATCGACAAATTGAATTTGCATTAGGCTATAAAACCGCACATATTCTTAAAATTTACGAGAAAGATTCGGCTGTACATGAGATACTAGAAAAGGCCTATCATGCACCGAGCATCTATGACGTTTCGATTAAGGCACTTGCGCGCGCAGGATTTGCCATTAATCCGGAATTATTGGCACGTGATTATTCACAAACCTATGGAGGCGATCCGACTGTCGCTGCCGCGTGGGAGGAAGTCTATCGCAATGTCGATAAGCACTGGGAGCTGTACCAGTTGGCTGAAAAATTAGTGGACGTCGAGGATTGGCTACAACAATGGCGTTTCCGTCATATGAAAACAGTAGAACGGATTATTGGCTTTAAAGTAGGCACTGGTGGTTCTTCTGGTGTTAATTATTTGAAGCAAGTATTGGATCATCGTTTCTTCCCCGAGCTTTGGGATTTGCGCACAAAGCTGTAAGCGAACAAAGACGTGCGGTAACTGGACACCGCATGTGAAATGGTATCGCCAGATTTCGGGGTGGTCTGGCGGTATCTTAGTACATACGAATGAAGTGGGGGAAGTAACATGAATGAAGGAAAAGATCAGTGGTCATCGAAATTAGGGTTTATCCTATCTTCGGCAGGGGCGGCCATTGGACTAGGAGCGATATGGAAATTTCCATATGTAACAGGAATGAGTGGCGGAGGCGCATTTTTCCTTATCTTTGTTGCCTTTACACTATTAATCGGGCTTCCGATGTTGATTGCCGAATTCGTGATTGGAAGAGGTGCCGGTAAAGAAGCAATCAGTGCGTACAAAAAGCTTGCGCCGGATAGTTTGTGGGTTTGGATCGGTAGATTAGGTGTTTTAGGTTGTTTCTTGCTGTTATCTTTTTATAGTGTTGTAGGTGGATGGGTCCTTATTTATAGTGCATTATCGATTCCAGGGAAAGTGATTAGTGAGGGGGCAAATTATCCGGAATTATTCGGTGCTATCACAGGTTCTCCATGGATTACAATCACGGGATTGCTAATATTTACATTAGCGAATGTCCTTGTTATTTCCTCTGGGGTTCAAAATGGTATTGAGAAGGCGAATAAATATATGATGCCTTTGTTATTTATTTTCTTTATCATTTTAGTCGTACGCTCATTGACGCTGGAAGGCGCAATGGAAGGCGTGAAGTTTTTCCTAGCACCCGACTTTTCGAATATTACAGGGGAATCCATCTTGTATGCATTAGGTCAGTCGTTCTTCTCGCTGGCAGTTGGATTCTCTTGTATGGTGACGTACAGTTCTTACTTGAAGAAAGATGTCAGCCTGACTTCTTCGGCAAGTACGGTTGTGGGGCTAAACATCTTCGTTTCGTTACTAGCAGGCCTTGCAATCTTCCCGGTGGTTTTTGCATTCGGCTTTGAGCCAGCAGAAGGACCAGGCTTGTTGTTTATGGTGTTACCTTCCGTCTTTTCACAGTTGCCATTAGGTGGGCTGTTCTTATGTATGTTCTTATTGCTCTTCCTATTTGCAACGCTAACATCGTCGTTTAGTTTATATGAAATTATTGTTGCAGCGCTGACGGCGAATGGGAAAAGATCACGGAAATCAGCTACTTGGTTAACGGGATTAGTGATTTTCATCGCAGCGATTCCGGCGGCATTGTCTTCAAGTAGTCTTTCAAGAATCACGCTATTTGATAGAAACATATTCGATGCGACGGACTTTCTTGTGAGTAATATCATGTTACCAACTGGAAGCTTCTTAATTGCCATCTTTATTATTCATCAAATGGATCGTGTACTTGTGAAAGAAGAATTTAATCTAAGCAGCAACGTATCGCCTGTATTATTTTCAGTATGGACAATTTTGATGAAATGGGTTGTGCCGATTACCATTGGTGTGGTGTTCTTGAATACGCTCGGCATTATTGGATAAGGTGGTGAATTCGATGCCGGAACGCAAATGGATTGATATTTCACAGCCGTTAACGAATGCGATTGGGACTTGGCCAGGAGATACGCCGTTTACGTATCAGCTTGCGTATTCGAAAGAGCAGACGGGTTCTGTCAATATTGGACGTTTCACGACGAGCTTGCATACAGGTACGCATGTCGATGCGCCTTTCCATTTTGACGATGAAGGGCAGAAGGTGCATGAGCTGGACATTAATCTTTATGTTGGACCTGCGCGTATCATTGATGTAACAGGACATGCAAGTATTGGCAGACAGGAGCTGGAGTCATTTCAGCTAGATGGCGTTAAGCGACTACTCTTGCGAACGGTTGCTAGTATAAATCCAACGATTTTTCCAGCGAGTATCACATGTTTACGCGAAGATATCGGACCTTTTTTACAAGAGAAAGGAATTCGTTTACTTGGCGTGGACGTTCCTTCTGTCGATGCGTTAGATAGTAAAAGTATGGAGGCCCATCATTCATTGCATGCAAATGGCGTGAACATTTTAGAGAACGTTATGCTTGGGCATGTTGAGCCCGGCGATTATGAATTAATTGCACTACCGCTTCCTATCGAAGGAGCGGATGGTAGCCCAGTACGTGCTGTCATTCGGCAACTGGATTAACTATATATGCTATGTCCTGACACGATAGTGGAATGTGTCGGGGCATAGCGTTTTTTATTCCATAGGAAACTATAAAATCCTTGTATTGTGGATAAGTACATGGAGATTTTTCTTTAGTCATTTAGTATGGAGAACTGTTGTGGCGGCCATAAATAAATGAATCAAGAAGCACTGTTGTTATTCTATAAATCTCAAGTGACGGAGATTATTTCCATGTTCAAATCGACCTATACTCTCTATAATGAACGTATATCCAAGAAGGAGTTGGGGAAGATTTGCAGGCTGCAAAGAAGATTGTTGTTCTGGCCCTCTTAGTCATTGGAATCGCAACAAGTATTGGATGGTACATCTTCAGTGCGGATAAAGGAATCACCGTTTCGTTTTCTGAGCTAGAACAAAAGATTCAAGCTGAAAACGGTCAACTGGTTTCCTTAAAAGAAACCGCCGATGGAACTGTCTATGTAAAAATGCAAGACGAGCTTTACGTGACACAAGTTCGGCCACAAAGCCAGCTTGTTGAACAATTAGTTGAAAAATATCCGATTACCTATACCTATTCTGATCAAAGTCAATTGGGCAGTGTAGTGTTGGGTGGTTTATTCATAGCGTTACTGATTACATTGTTCGTGCTCCATAAAAAAGGGAAGATTGGCGCCGGGGCTTCTGCTATGAAAAATAGTGCGGCGAAGGCAACGCCGCTACCAGATATTACATTGCAGGATATTGGTGGATTGCCAGCGGAAATGAAAGAAGAGATTCATCAAACGTTGTCCATTATTAACGAACCGAAACGTTCACGGGAGATGGGGATTCATCCGCCTAAAGGCATTTTGTTATATGGACCGCCTGGAACAGGAAAGACGCTGCTGGCACAAGCCATTGCACGTGAAATTGGGGCAACATTCTATTCCGCAAGCGGTGCGGCTTTTACAGAGTTATTTGTTGGGGTTGGTGCGTCCCGTGTGCGTACCTTGTTCCAAAATGCAAGAAAGCAGAAGCCGGCAGTCATCTTTATTGATGAAGTAGATGCACTCGCGGGTAAACGGAAAACACATGGTGGGGAAGAAACGGAAAAAACGTTAACAGAGCTACTCGTTCAGTTGGATGGCGGCAACGATAACGAAGGTGTGTTATTCATCGCAGCGACAAATCGAAAGGACATGCTAGATGAGGCATTTCTTCGTCCAGGCCGAATCGATTTTTCGTTCCAAGTACCTTTACCGGATACAATCGGAAGAAGAGAAATTATTGATATTCATACGAAGGGCAGGCTGTTAGCCGATGATGTTGTTGCTTCGTTGAGCATGTTAGCGGAAAGTACATCAGGTTTTTCGGGTGCTGAGTTGGGCGTTCTTTTTGAAACAGCGAGTAGAAGAGCGGTTCGTGATGGGCGTCGACAAATCGATAAAGGAGATCTCGATTTTGCCATTGACCGGACGATTCTTGGAAGCACGTCCCGTACATTGAATGATCCAGAAACGAAGCGTAGAGTGGCGATTCACGAGTCAGGCCATGCCTTGCTTGCCGCTGTGACAAAGCCAGGTTCTGTACGCAAAGCAACGATTATTCCACGTGGACAAGCACTTGGGTATGTGGCGCCTATTCAGAAGGAGCTGCATTTGCAAACGGCTAGTGAACTGCTGGATCAGGTGAGCATGATCCTTGCGGGGGGCGTGGCGGAACGCTTGTATCTTGGCGAGCATAGTATCGGCGTCGGCGGCGATGTACAGCAGGCGAAGGAAATTATTGAACGCATGGTCGATACGGGTCTACTGCGAGATGGCTTTACCCTTACTTTTTCAAAAGAGGAGAAAGAAGCGAAGATGCAAATGCTCTTTGAGGAGGCACTAAACAAAACAGAGCGCCTGATTCAAGCACATTCATTTGCATTTGAGCGGCTTGTCGAAGCGCTTATGCAGCAAGAAACACTAGATGGCCTAGCCATTCAGCAGATTGTGAATGATTGTTCGGTTCTGCAAAAAGCATAGGTCTATGAGAGAATACCCATTAATGTAACGACTTCACATCGTTAGGT from Sporosarcina sp. FSL K6-1522 includes the following:
- a CDS encoding TetR/AcrR family transcriptional regulator; its protein translation is MDKTDVLSKRQLKALQTRENLLHAGRAVFLEKGFQKATMTQINALAKTGYGTAYLYFQNKDELFTVVMEDIMTKMYEVADLPFHPQTKQEAYAQINEQTRLFLQSALDEKDMMRLIKEAIGVSEIVQDKWNQIRTRFIGGITKDITYVQQAGLAKRHGNANLLAKGWFYMNEQLMWDLVLDEVSDDIHDIAATLTGLYTEGVYE
- the kynA gene encoding tryptophan 2,3-dioxygenase; protein product: MSKSIADLHKKLDAEKNIHTDFKNNMTYGEYLDLDSILSSQNRLSGHHDEMLFIIIHQVSELWMKLTLHEMTAAIQAIEAGEMQSAFKMLARVTKIQSQIIQAWDVLSTMTPAEYLEFRDDLGRASGFQSYQYRQIEFALGYKTAHILKIYEKDSAVHEILEKAYHAPSIYDVSIKALARAGFAINPELLARDYSQTYGGDPTVAAAWEEVYRNVDKHWELYQLAEKLVDVEDWLQQWRFRHMKTVERIIGFKVGTGGSSGVNYLKQVLDHRFFPELWDLRTKL
- the kynB gene encoding arylformamidase, which produces MPERKWIDISQPLTNAIGTWPGDTPFTYQLAYSKEQTGSVNIGRFTTSLHTGTHVDAPFHFDDEGQKVHELDINLYVGPARIIDVTGHASIGRQELESFQLDGVKRLLLRTVASINPTIFPASITCLREDIGPFLQEKGIRLLGVDVPSVDALDSKSMEAHHSLHANGVNILENVMLGHVEPGDYELIALPLPIEGADGSPVRAVIRQLD
- a CDS encoding sodium-dependent transporter produces the protein MNEGKDQWSSKLGFILSSAGAAIGLGAIWKFPYVTGMSGGGAFFLIFVAFTLLIGLPMLIAEFVIGRGAGKEAISAYKKLAPDSLWVWIGRLGVLGCFLLLSFYSVVGGWVLIYSALSIPGKVISEGANYPELFGAITGSPWITITGLLIFTLANVLVISSGVQNGIEKANKYMMPLLFIFFIILVVRSLTLEGAMEGVKFFLAPDFSNITGESILYALGQSFFSLAVGFSCMVTYSSYLKKDVSLTSSASTVVGLNIFVSLLAGLAIFPVVFAFGFEPAEGPGLLFMVLPSVFSQLPLGGLFLCMFLLLFLFATLTSSFSLYEIIVAALTANGKRSRKSATWLTGLVIFIAAIPAALSSSSLSRITLFDRNIFDATDFLVSNIMLPTGSFLIAIFIIHQMDRVLVKEEFNLSSNVSPVLFSVWTILMKWVVPITIGVVFLNTLGIIG
- the kynU gene encoding kynureninase, translated to MNEQLTKDYAKKLDQQNDLKTYRDEFYIQPDSIYFDGNSLGLLSKRAESTLMQLFDSWKQYGIDGWTNGEHPWFYLSEKLGAANAPLVGAQPEEVVVTGSTTVNLHQLVSTFYQPEGTKTKILADELNFPSDIYALKSQLQLHGYDPAEHLVQVESQDGRTLQEEDIIEAMTDDIALIVLPSVLYRSGQLLDMQRLTAAAHQRGIVIGFDLCHSVGSIPHALSDWDVDFAFWCTYKHLNGGPGSVGGLYVNRKHFGTAPGLAGWFSSNKDKQFDMEHILTPAADSGAYQMGTPHVLSLAPLLGSLSIFNEVGIEAVRAQSLKLTNYFMMLIDAELGDYSFVVANPRDAATRGGHIYLEHAEAARICKALKANHVIPDFRTPNGIRLAPVALYNTFEEVWEVVQILKTIMEEEQYKKFENKRDVVA
- a CDS encoding RluA family pseudouridine synthase, translating into MNIPILYEDNHLLLVEKPVNIPVQGDDSRDADILTLLKEDIKVRYQKPGNVYLGLVHRLDRPVGGAMVFAKTSKAASRLSDILRKRELDRTYLAVVRGVPHKKRGTMEHYLYKDTKQNKVHAVAANHANAKQAILDYEVISSTEELSLLSIRLHTGRSHQIRVQLSTSGYPLYGDQKYGQHVNRPGQQIALWSHKLEFVHPTTKEVVEVQSQPPNEYPWNLF
- a CDS encoding AAA family ATPase → MQAAKKIVVLALLVIGIATSIGWYIFSADKGITVSFSELEQKIQAENGQLVSLKETADGTVYVKMQDELYVTQVRPQSQLVEQLVEKYPITYTYSDQSQLGSVVLGGLFIALLITLFVLHKKGKIGAGASAMKNSAAKATPLPDITLQDIGGLPAEMKEEIHQTLSIINEPKRSREMGIHPPKGILLYGPPGTGKTLLAQAIAREIGATFYSASGAAFTELFVGVGASRVRTLFQNARKQKPAVIFIDEVDALAGKRKTHGGEETEKTLTELLVQLDGGNDNEGVLFIAATNRKDMLDEAFLRPGRIDFSFQVPLPDTIGRREIIDIHTKGRLLADDVVASLSMLAESTSGFSGAELGVLFETASRRAVRDGRRQIDKGDLDFAIDRTILGSTSRTLNDPETKRRVAIHESGHALLAAVTKPGSVRKATIIPRGQALGYVAPIQKELHLQTASELLDQVSMILAGGVAERLYLGEHSIGVGGDVQQAKEIIERMVDTGLLRDGFTLTFSKEEKEAKMQMLFEEALNKTERLIQAHSFAFERLVEALMQQETLDGLAIQQIVNDCSVLQKA